A stretch of the Agromyces larvae genome encodes the following:
- a CDS encoding dihydrolipoamide acetyltransferase family protein: MIREFPLPDLGEGLTESEVVAWRVAVGDRVELNQIVADVETAKAVVELPSPFAGVITALHAEPGQTVDVGAPLFSCDTGEDADGSPEAPDASGSDASGSDVSGAAAAGTDASETLREPGEPGVLGGPATPAETREPTLVGYGASAESGPRRRTRRAGVAAGPVPSGGAPRVPSPAGEAAGLGTRTAERPRSTPPVRKLARDLGVDLERVAGSGERGLITRADVEAAAAEAPAASGRIASETRIPIAGVRKHTAAAMVQSAFTAPHVTEFLTVDVTAAMDLVRSLREDRAFAAHRITPLALAAKAVCIAARRTPEVNSHWDEDAREIVRYAHVNLGIAAATERGLVVPNITGADRMTLTELADAITALAETARAGRTSPADMTGGTISITNVGVFGVDAGTPILNPGEAAILAIGQVRRQPWEFRGEIALREVMTLSLSFDHRLVDGEQGSRFLVDVATILRDPGRALTMS; this comes from the coding sequence ATGATCCGCGAATTCCCCCTGCCCGACCTCGGCGAAGGCCTCACCGAGAGCGAGGTCGTCGCCTGGCGCGTCGCGGTCGGCGACCGCGTCGAGCTCAACCAGATCGTCGCCGACGTCGAGACCGCCAAGGCCGTCGTCGAACTGCCGTCGCCGTTCGCCGGCGTCATCACCGCGCTGCACGCCGAACCCGGTCAGACCGTCGACGTGGGGGCGCCGCTGTTCTCCTGCGACACCGGCGAGGACGCGGACGGGTCGCCGGAGGCGCCGGATGCCTCGGGCTCGGATGCCTCGGGCTCGGATGTCTCGGGCGCGGCTGCTGCGGGCACGGATGCCTCGGAGACGCTCCGCGAGCCGGGCGAGCCCGGCGTCCTGGGCGGCCCCGCGACCCCGGCCGAGACGCGCGAGCCGACGCTCGTCGGCTACGGCGCCTCGGCCGAGTCGGGCCCCCGACGCCGCACGCGGCGGGCGGGGGTCGCCGCCGGACCGGTCCCATCCGGCGGTGCACCGCGCGTGCCGAGCCCCGCCGGCGAGGCGGCCGGGCTCGGCACCCGCACCGCCGAACGCCCGCGCTCGACCCCGCCCGTGCGCAAGCTCGCGCGCGACCTCGGCGTCGACCTCGAGCGCGTCGCCGGCAGCGGCGAACGCGGGCTCATCACGCGCGCCGACGTCGAGGCCGCGGCCGCCGAGGCGCCCGCGGCATCCGGTCGCATCGCGTCCGAGACCCGCATCCCGATCGCGGGCGTGCGAAAGCACACCGCGGCCGCGATGGTGCAGAGCGCGTTCACCGCACCGCACGTCACCGAGTTCCTCACGGTCGACGTGACCGCGGCGATGGACCTGGTGCGCAGCCTGCGCGAGGATCGCGCGTTCGCCGCCCACCGCATCACCCCGCTCGCGCTCGCCGCCAAAGCGGTCTGCATCGCGGCACGCCGCACCCCCGAGGTGAACTCGCACTGGGACGAGGACGCCCGCGAGATCGTGCGGTACGCCCACGTGAACCTCGGCATCGCCGCGGCCACCGAGCGCGGGCTCGTGGTGCCGAACATCACGGGCGCCGACCGCATGACCCTCACCGAGCTGGCCGACGCGATCACCGCGCTCGCCGAGACCGCGCGAGCCGGGCGCACATCGCCGGCCGACATGACGGGCGGCACGATCTCGATCACGAACGTCGGTGTCTTCGGCGTCGACGCGGGCACGCCGATCCTGAACCCCGGCGAGGCGGCGATCCTCGCGATCGGGCAGGTGCGGCGCCAGCCGTGGGAGTTCCGCGGCGAGATCGCGCTGCGCGAGGTGATGACCCTCTCGCTGTCGTTCGACCACCGGCTCGTCGATGGCGAACAGGGCTCGCGGTTCCTGGTCGATGTGGCGACGATCTTGCGCGATCCCGGCCGAGCCCTCACCATGAGCTAG
- a CDS encoding alpha-ketoacid dehydrogenase subunit beta has product MTTMTLGKALNSGLRRALAADDRVVLMGEDIGDLGGVFRITDGLKAEFGANRVVDTPLSEAGIIGTAVGLAYRGFRPVVEIQFDGFIYPGFDQIVAQVAKLHFRSRGTVKMPITIRVPFGGGIGAAEHHSESPEAYFAHTAGLRVVVCSNPQDAFVMIQQAIASDDPVLFFEPKRRYHVKGEVDEQASLADQKPMGLATVAVPGDDVTLVTYGALVQTARDAATAAAEDGVSIEVIDLRSLAPMDLRTVEQSVRRTGRLVVTHEAGEQGGVGAELVARVAESCFEYLEAAPVRVTGHDIPYPPAKLEQHHLPDLDRILDGVDRALGRPNSLSGAEA; this is encoded by the coding sequence ATGACGACCATGACGTTGGGCAAGGCCCTGAACTCGGGTCTGCGCCGTGCGCTCGCCGCCGACGACCGCGTCGTCCTGATGGGCGAGGACATCGGCGATCTGGGCGGCGTGTTCCGCATCACCGACGGGCTGAAGGCCGAGTTCGGCGCGAACCGCGTCGTCGACACGCCGCTGTCGGAGGCCGGCATCATCGGCACCGCGGTGGGCCTGGCCTACCGCGGGTTCCGCCCGGTCGTCGAGATCCAGTTCGACGGGTTCATCTACCCCGGCTTCGACCAGATCGTCGCGCAGGTCGCGAAACTGCACTTCCGCAGCCGCGGCACCGTGAAGATGCCGATCACGATCCGGGTGCCGTTCGGCGGCGGCATCGGCGCGGCCGAGCACCACTCGGAGTCGCCCGAGGCGTACTTCGCGCACACCGCCGGCCTGCGGGTCGTCGTGTGCTCGAACCCGCAGGACGCGTTCGTGATGATCCAGCAGGCGATCGCGAGCGACGACCCGGTGCTGTTCTTCGAGCCGAAGCGGCGGTACCACGTGAAGGGCGAGGTCGACGAGCAGGCCAGCCTGGCCGACCAGAAGCCGATGGGGCTCGCCACCGTCGCCGTGCCCGGCGACGACGTGACGCTCGTCACCTACGGCGCGCTCGTGCAGACCGCCCGCGACGCCGCGACCGCGGCCGCCGAGGACGGCGTGTCGATCGAGGTGATCGATCTGCGCTCGCTCGCGCCGATGGATCTGCGCACCGTCGAGCAGAGCGTGCGCCGCACCGGCCGGCTCGTCGTGACGCACGAGGCGGGGGAGCAGGGCGGGGTCGGCGCCGAACTCGTCGCCCGCGTGGCCGAGAGCTGCTTCGAGTACCTCGAGGCCGCGCCGGTTCGGGTGACCGGCCACGACATCCCCTATCCGCCGGCCAAGCTCGAGCAGCATCACCTGCCCGACCTCGACCGGATCCTCGACGGCGTCGACCGAGCCCTCGGCCGGCCCAACTCGCTGAGCGGAGCGGAGGCGTGA
- a CDS encoding 4a-hydroxytetrahydrobiopterin dehydratase, with amino-acid sequence MDDRQVLDEAATRDVLTGTAFTHDGHRLVATYETGDFLGAVRLLDRVAEVAEVMQHHPDVRLGYGRITFELWSHDVGGVTPRDLRLAERIEELAAY; translated from the coding sequence ATGGACGATCGGCAGGTGCTCGACGAGGCGGCGACACGCGACGTGCTGACCGGCACGGCGTTCACGCACGACGGCCACCGGTTGGTGGCGACGTACGAGACGGGGGATTTCCTCGGTGCGGTGCGTCTGCTCGATCGGGTGGCCGAGGTCGCCGAGGTCATGCAGCATCACCCCGATGTGCGGCTCGGGTACGGGCGCATCACGTTCGAGCTGTGGTCGCACGATGTGGGCGGCGTGACGCCGCGCGATCTGCGGCTCGCCGAGCGCATCGAGGAGCTCGCGGCGTACTGA